In the genome of Bufo bufo chromosome 9, aBufBuf1.1, whole genome shotgun sequence, the window gtgcgccccctccccggtattaaaatcatttgtggcagtgccccccccccctcccctgtattaaaataattggtgggcagttcgccccccccccccccccccagtgttaaAATCATTGGTTGGCAGTgtaccctccccccccagtattaaaataattggtgggcagtgcgccctccccaccagtattaaaatcattggtgggcagtgtgccctctctccccgcccccccagtattaaaatcatttgtgtgcagtgcgcccccccccccttcccatcattggtgacagcggcagttccgatcggagtcccagcagtgtaatgctggggctccgatcggttaccatggcagccaggatgctactgaagtcctgtctgccatggccagttactctgcagcaatatacttacatgcgctgtggccgcccgacgctccttcttcttgtaactcacaggtctgtgcggcgcgttgcttatgcttatagcaatgcgccgcacagacctgtgacgagttacaagaagaatgagcgccgggcggccacagcgcatgtaagtttaTTGCTGCAGAGTATCAGGCCATggaagacaggacttcagtagcatcctggctgccatggtaaccgatcggaactgccgctgccaccaatgatggcggggggcgcactgcccacaaaTGATGGGGGAGGCCGCCCCCTATCGTACTGCCATTTGCCACAGTTCTGAGTCACAGTTCTGAGAAGGAGACGTGCCGCAGCGATGAGGAGCCTGAGCcagtaggaaaaaaataaaaaaaaaaaaaaaaaaaaaatatatatatatatatatatatatatatatacatacacacacaacagaggacattatactccagcagatggatctggatagattgaaggTTCGGGCAGTTTAGTGGCAAATGACTTTAAGGGTCTATTACACCCGGGGGTGCcagccgcaatacacccggcttgTACCCCCATagaattgcctattcttgtccaaaattgcagacaagaatagaacatgtgtgctgtccgcatccattcctgccgcaTAGAGaaagaataggtccgcacccgttccgcaatttgcggaacggattcgGACcctttctacggacgtgtgaatggaccctaatactgataaatgtaaaggttGTTCACATTGGAAGGGAAACTCCATGTCACCGTCACATGCTACCTTGTAAAGCActgtgtaacactgacatggaaagcaATTTTAGTTGCCAATAAACTTAAGTGtataaaccagtgtcaggcagctgccaataaggccaataagattatggggtgcatcaaaagttttatagatggcggtgatgagaacatagtcctgccaattTACACATTATTAGTCAGACCGTGCATGGAGGATTGTGcacaactggaatgggtggattaTCAaaaattctgattgcctgattgtgaTTGGGAAGGAATGTGTTCTCCTAAAatgaagaaaattggcttctacatcataaggatttttttgccttcctctggatcaactttgtaggataacaggctgaactggatgaacagagggcttttttcagccttacaaactattttACTATGTTATCCTTGATTTGTTTCGGGATAAGCAGTGCACTCTGAATGTTTTCAGCCTCTTTGCTTTTACACTTGACATTTCGCTCTGGGGTCTCCCATTTATCTAGATCACATCTGAGatgttctacaccttgattgaagttacctgtggtaaattcaggtgCTTGGACATGATTTGGTAAGACACGGCCCTGTCTACAGTATAAAAGATCTCACaggtgacaatgcatatcagaacaTAAACCAAGCCTAACCAAGAACTGCCTGAAGAgcttagagacaggattgtgtgtaaACACAGATCTGGAGAATGAAACAAAACCATTTTTGTTGCATTGAAAGTTCTCAAGAGCACATGGAAGAAGAACAGCCAGGACTTTTCTTAGACCTGGCCATCCCTCTAAACTATGTAATCAGGGAAGAACCTTGGTAACAGAAGTGACCAAGAAACCAAAAGTCACTCTGGGTGAACTTCAAAGAtcatgtgtgcagatgggagaaacttccagaaggtcgaccatcactgcagcctccaccaatctgggctttatgataGAGGGTTAGAGTAGGCACTGTCATGGTACCCTACAATCTAATGGTCTCCGTGCAAGGAGACATCTTCCATGCTTGCTTCTTTACTCTACTTCGTTAGGTACATCCCACAGTGACAAGAGTAGGAATAgtaactgaaaggatttggacctttctggacctctaggaccaccttggtttgatgtcactgacgtcaggagagatatttctcagcTAGCAATAACataacacacacacaggtatcactgagaaatactctaactttattatgctatcgcttggccttatataggcagtagaaaagtttgcataacaacagcgttaaaccaatcataaaagataaacattggtgctcacacacatactaccggaacatccttttatggtatgtgtacgtgcagtaagcagaaagaataggttttaatcagtcacatataagaatgtacgcagttgtgccgaatgaccctgaataaggcaagaacgtttgtactagttctgggagattcccagaatctgtcctgggacagataagaaaacctaactcacagcgggggaaggtgaaacagtgcgtgggtgagatgttataacaattctttacatatttagagaagacaagatggagtcacatttctcttcagtTTCCTCTTTGTTCTTTGGAGGACACATATCACCTAAATTTGATTCTTCTTTTTCCCTGCTGATGTGCTGAGCTGAGGTGGGGGAGTTAGGGTGCTTCCAGTGGTTATTTTGTAATGTTTGTGATTGACTAtagcctcttctttgtcttcagaTGTTAGCCCGTTTGCTGAAGAGCACTCATCCGGAAGACTTACGAGCTGCAAATAAACTTATTAAAGAGATGGTGCAGGAGGTGAGAGAATTCTGCCCATGTTTCTTGATCATGCCAGGTATGGTACTTAACTTCTCATCATCTGAGCTCTTCTTTCATCATCAGGACCAGAAACGCATGGAGAAAATTTCCAAAAGAGTAAATGCCATAGAAGAGGTGAATAACAATGTGAAACTACTGAGTGATATGTTGAGTACCTTCAGAGCAGGCCAGTCTTCTGAAGGCAGCGAGGACCTAATGAAGGTGAGTGTAGTGCTGTAGACACAGGTCAGCCGGCCAGAGAAGCCTTCTTGTATCAGTGAACTGTATCTCTTGGGTGGCAGGAGTTGTATCAGCGATGTGAGAAGATGAGGCCAACACTCTTCCGCTTGGCCAGTGATACAGAAGACAACGATGAGGCTTTAGGTAAGGGAAAGAAGCATCTTGTCATAGATTAACACACAGGCATTTcagaattagggtactttcacactagcggcaggacggatcacgctgttcaccctgtcggatccgtcctgcagctattttgccggaccgccgctccgtccccattgactataatggggatgggggcggagctccggcgcagcacggcagttcgtggtgagaggccgccggactaaaaagtcggaaatgcagtacttttagtccggcggcctttcgccgtgcactgccgtgctgcgccggagctccacccccattatagtcaatggggacggagtggcagcACAGCGAAAtaacggcaggacggatccgacagggtgaacagcctgtcggatccgtcctgccactagtgtgaaagtagcctaaaacaatgggtgtttttttcttaGTGGGGAATGATTAAATGCGATGTTATAAATGGGGGCCTAATAGGAACCTGAAGTATGTTTTATGGTCTTAGAGGGGTCTGCTGAAGACATCACAGTCTTTAACCAGATGACTGGACCAAGTGACCATATTTCGCTGTGTCCATTATATATTTTCTAGCGGAAATCCTGCAGGCTAATGATAGTTTAACACAAGTCATCAATACTTACCGGCAGCTGGTGAAAGGAGAAGAAATCAATGGCGAATCTGCTTCTGGTAGCATGCCAGGTGAGTCCCGAAATCTAGGCCTTTGAGGCTTCCCTCTAGTTTTACAGTTGTCTGTCTAATCTTCTTTTTGTTATTTCCTCAGCTAGCAGTTCTGCCCTGCTGGATCTGTCAGGATTAGATATGACTCCATCATACCCTCCTGTTCCATCTCAGCCCTGTAAGCTGAGCCAGCTGTCCTCGTCCACATCTCTTCTTGATGATGAGCTCATGTCCTTAGGTAATAAGCTACTAGAAAGGTCAAAGTCATGTATACAACAGTGGCTCAGTGCTTAGTTCTGGGGTCCTGATTTCTAATCTTCCCACTATTTGTGCCGGCAGGTTGTCTGTACTTTCTGTGTTCTCAGGGATTTCCTCTGAATTCTTTGGTTTCCTTACACTCCAGATACCTATTAGCAGGTTGTCAGAAGGTAGAAAGAGTAGTTTATTGTCTGTGAAATCCTAAATTAAATTACTAAGACGTTTTTTTTCTaagcgccatccatcaccctttcTGTTGCTTGTACCACAGTCTTGCCAGCTCCACGTCCACATTCGTTCTGACACAGCAGAGGCCTTCTCTGCCCCCTCTGTGTAGGTGATGTGATGAAGGGGACTGGCTGTCTTCTTCAGTTCCATGAGTAGGCATCCTGTTTTCCATTATCCCTGAAGCACAGACAAAAATGAGGTGGAAGGTTCTCTGCATGTGTTGGATAAATTACTTTTCTACTGACGCACAGTGtgcgtcttaggcctcatgcacacaaccgtacttTTGGTCCATCTCATCCTGATcgcacacggacccattcatttctatgggtccacaaaaaaatggacagcacacagatgacatccgcATCTGTGCGACTGACCCACAAATTGTTGaacctgtcctatccttgtctattttgcaaagaagactaGGCTATTTTGCAGTGTGGCCCGCGAAAATTGTGAGATGCACACAGACTATTTTGCCGATTTACCGACCGCAGAACGAAGGCCTTAGGAGAAGTAGATTCTAGTTGAGGCCCGCAATTGATCTGAGTTGTGACAATCCCTAACCCTTTACGGTGCTGCAGATTATGGTAGCGCTATATAAGCAATGGATTTATCTGATTCAGGGTTTCTTTCTGATTTCTAGTAGGAGTTAAAAAGGAATGTCATAATGCAGGTACTAACAAATAGTAATGCAGAATTGTTATATTTGGAGGGATATCTTTACAGCATGTACCtaaacagacaagtcaggagagctGCCTGGTCCTCTTTAAGTAGCAATTAAAGAATAAATCACTGGCAACTCACTGGACTGCCCAGACTTTGCAGTGACTCCATGCATTCCTATGAATCTAGGTGCAGCCCTAACCCTATGGGCAAGATTATGAGGTTGCGACAGTAGAGCTGCACGTGATCTACAGGTTCTGGCTGGATGGGTTTATGCCAGGAATGTATAGAAAGCTGTCACGGTCTGTCACTCACCTTCTGCATTATCTGATCCTAGGATTAAATGACCCTGTCCCCCCTGCACAGACTCTGGAGACTTCCTCGTGGAATAGCTTTCAGGTAACGAGCGCAGAGGAGCGCCAGCATGTGCAGACACGTGGATGATTGCTTGCCATGTATCTGTGGGAATACAGGGTGGTTTATGTGTTAGGACAGGGTGAGCAGGGGTGATATGGAGCCTTCAAGTTAGTGTCTAGTCATTTCCTGCTGGGTGTCCCGTCCCCAACACACTTACTGTTCACAAATAACAATTTGGATCTTTTTCAGTCTTCAGCATCAGACCATGAAGATGCTTCACCCGAGAAGGTGTCATCCACGATGCATAATGCACCACATTCTACCAAGGCTCTAGAGGACCTAGACCTGCTTGGAAAGACCTTGCTGCAGCAATCCCTGCCACCCAGCGCACTGCATATGCCATGGTGAGATCAGGTAGCAGTTCAGGTTTATCTCAAGTCACCAGGTGGGGGAGGAGGTTACTCTTCAAACAAGACTTAATAACAGAGTAACCTTAAATTGCACTAACTTTTCAAACAACTTCTTCTCAAAAGTCACTTATGGGGAACCTGAgcaaattttattaaaaatgttcatgtTATCCATCCTAAAAAGATTTCTGAAATCTGCTGTCCACTCTCTGTCACTAGGCGAGTCCCATTCTTAGCAACATAAGGAAACCGAAGAAAAGTGCTGTGTCTTTCTTCACTGGCTGGCTCTGGAGCTCATTGAGCTTCTGAGCTCAGTGCAGAGGCCCTTTCCCCAACCAGGGCTCGGAGCTTTACACTGCAGATTGCTCAGCATTTCAGACTGCTGTTTTCTGTGTATGACAGCCACATCTTCTCTCCACATAGCAAGGGCTTTTCTTTCCCTAGTCATTATACAGTTCATTTATGAAGTGCTTGAGTGCCTCTGCACATTTTTCTTTTAGCTTCTTTATTAGTCACCACTTCTCATAGTCCCTGCCCCGTctaagctttaggcctcatgcacacgacagtattttttcacagtccgcaaaacggggttccgttgttccgtgatccgtttccgttttttttcctgtgtgttttccttgatttttggaggatcaccagacaagaaaagtgaaaaaaaaaatctaagtcaagtttgccttgaaaattataagaaaaaaacggacacggatcacggacacggatgacaatcttgtgtgcctccgtgttttttcacggacccattgacttgaatgggtccgcaaaccgttatctgtgaaaaaaataggacaggtcatatttttttgacggactggaaacacggatcatggacgcggatgacaaacggtgcattttccgagttttcaacggacccattgaaagtcaatgggtccacagaaaatcacggaaaacggaacacaacaacggtcgtgtgcatgaggccttaatcaattTAATCACCAGTATACCTCCAGTCATGTCTGTCCTGTATAGCCATTACAGGACCAGTTTGTCTTGAGTATGATCAGTATGCCTCCCGTGTGACCAGTACACATCCAGTATGAGCAGTTAATGTGCTTCTAGCTACAAGGAGATTCACTCAAAAGAGGCCTCGAATATTCTGTAATAACTCTCGCTAGGATAAAGCAATCTGAAGAAAATAACATGCAATATGCTTCTTAGTATTTGGCGCTTCAAACAACCTGGCATGCCCCTGATTTGGAGCTATGAGTCAGACGCCAGAGAGTTGTATAGTATTGAGCAGCTCGTCTTCATGGTGTGACCCTATCGGGTCACCGACAGACTTCTTTTGGGATATGCCTCGCACTGTGGAAGATTTGAAGGAAAATATCCATCGTGAAATGCTGCTGTTCTCCCGATAAGCTTGCTGATACATTCAGGAACATGGAGAGCCATGTCAAAATGTATCTGGCAGAGAATAGAGATCACTTAAAGCATCGATTACTCATATGATTTTTTGGGGTCCAGATTGCTTTATCCTAACAGGAGTTACAACAGAATATTCGGGGCTCCTTTCGTGCAATTCTCTTTGTAATTTCCTGCCATGTAGACTCTAATACCGCTATAACAGGGAGAGGTCTGGAAGGTGGTGCCATGCTTCAGTGGGAATATTGAGTGATCAGGACTCATTCTATTAGGTTTGATTATCTAATTTCAGGGAGAAGACCCAGCACAAGCTGACTCTCCGAGATCTGCAGAGTAAAGCTCCTTCATCTGCACCGATGCTTCCACAGCCCCATGGACTAGGAGATCCGACATTCATTGCTCCAGGGCAGCCATCCCCCAGGAAAATGGATATCTCCCTTACAGCTGTAACTGTGCCTCTGGAGTCTATCAAACCGAGTAAGGATCAGTAAGAGGGGTGGCATCATCACCCATTTATACCATCTATGCCCAGCTTGGGTATATGGACatccaggggagcacccaggaattttgtctaggggggatccgaaaggcaaaaaaagtggcacgtgtagtgcgctgtgccaattcttttgcctgcccatttttcaaagccccctttatataaaaaaatgcagggggggggcgggggtgtagtgtgttgcgctgattcttttacttggcgattctaaaagctCTGCAGGAATAGAACAATGTGGcgcgcacagcgccccctgcattTTAAGCCCCgcgcattattaaaagcccctcctacatataataggccactcccaatggacactgtacagctgaaattctattgttgaggcctgtctacacatcatacgaagaggggagggtctgtcctggctgcactgcctgcttataccacaagctacagccaggacgctcctccgctctcctccctccccagatcctgctcaaggcctgtggttcccccccaccatttgccacccgcccgtggcctgctgccccctttggccgtcctcacccagctctgaatcctccttctgcaaatggcaggggggggggggggggggagacggagcatctcctctcctacatagcgccccctacctcttacaaaataaaaaaaaaggccctttagagcccccagatgcccccctagtgctcctctccccatggtgccccccccccccccataatgtgccagtaagaagtgccacccccaaaaaaattgggctgtaagaattgtcagatgcccccatagtgccagctccccccccctccaaatAAAAACCCACtggtacttacctccatcagcagcgatgtgaagcaggcctcttccggcctgtgtccctgctgtgtgctgcccggctcaggcggcgcgatgatgacatcatcgcgccgcctgagctggcCTCTCAGAAAAACaggcctcccctgccgcagcacaggcatctgtatcgctgtcctgaggacggcgatacagataaatatggagatgagcgcttccacaatggaagcgctcatctcctacggcCCCCCCACagctgccgcaattacatccagggccgcgccgcctgtggtgatcggtggtgcggccctgaaggataaaaaaatatatattggctggttgttctagggggggtccagacccgctggacccccctgtaggtgcgccactgtggACATCCCAGAAAGGGGTTTGTGTCTCATGACCTCTCTCTATGAACCAGAGTGGGAAGCCTCTAACAAGCACTAGTGGACTTGGTCCATTCATTTAAATGACTGCCGCTGCACCTTTATTGTATTACTTGTCTGC includes:
- the GGA1 gene encoding LOW QUALITY PROTEIN: ADP-ribosylation factor-binding protein GGA1 (The sequence of the model RefSeq protein was modified relative to this genomic sequence to represent the inferred CDS: deleted 1 base in 1 codon) — protein: MFKPFVISLIGLGRASACNSTLAHKIQSPQEWEAMQALTVLEACMKSCGKRFHNEVGKFRFLNELIKVVSPKYLGSRSPEKVKLKILELLYSWTLGLPSEVKIAEAYQMLKKQGIVKEDPKLPAEAMIPPLPPRPKNAIFDDDEKSKMLARLLKSTHPEDLRAANKLIKEMVQEDQKRMEKISKRVNAIEEVNNNVKLLSDMLSTFRAGQSSEGSEDLMKELYQRCEKMRPTLFRLASDTEDNDEALAEILQANDSLTQVINTYRQLVKGEEINGESASGSMPASSSALLDLSGLDMTPSYPPVPSQPCKLSQLSSSTSLLDDELMSLGLNDPVPPAQTLETSSWNSFQSSASDHEDASPEKVSSTMHNAPHSTKALEDLDLLGKTLLQQSLPPSALHMPWEKTQHKLTLRDLQSKAPSSAPMLPQPHGLGDPTFIAPGQPSPRKMDISLTAVTVPLESIKPSNILPITVYDQHSFRVLFHFAQGAPAGRADILVVVISMLSTAPLPVTGISFQAAVPKTMRVKLQPASGTELPAFNPILPPSAVTQVLLLANPTQEKVRLRYKLIYTQGEQIFDEMGDVEDFPPVEKWGHL